One segment of Nostoc piscinale CENA21 DNA contains the following:
- the ald gene encoding alanine dehydrogenase — translation MEIGVPKETKDQEFRVGLSPSSVRVLRENGHSIFVQTQAGHGAGFTDADYINAGAEIVPTDEAAWNRELVVKVKEPLSSEYKFLQKGQILFTYLHLAADRKLTEHLIDCGTCAIAYETVEQPGPNRLPLLTPMSVIAGRLSVQFGARFLERQQGGRGVLLGGVPGVRPGKVVILGGGVVGTEAAKIAVGMGATVQILDVNVERLSYLETLFGSRVELLYSNSAHIEAAVKEADLLIGAVLVLGRRAPILVSRELVKQMQPGSVIVDVAVDQGGCVETLHATSHTNPVYIEEGVVHYGVPNMPGAVPWTSAQALNNSTLPFVVQLANLGIKALDVNPSLAKGVNVQNHRIVHPAVQEVFPDLVS, via the coding sequence ATGGAAATCGGCGTTCCCAAAGAAACGAAGGATCAAGAGTTTCGCGTCGGGTTGAGTCCTTCTAGTGTCAGAGTACTAAGGGAAAATGGTCATAGTATCTTTGTCCAAACACAAGCAGGTCATGGTGCTGGTTTTACAGATGCAGATTACATTAATGCGGGAGCAGAGATTGTCCCGACAGATGAAGCCGCTTGGAATCGGGAATTAGTCGTTAAAGTCAAAGAACCATTATCCAGCGAATATAAATTTTTGCAAAAAGGGCAAATATTGTTTACATATTTGCATTTAGCAGCCGATCGCAAATTAACCGAACATCTAATTGATTGTGGCACTTGTGCGATCGCCTACGAAACTGTCGAACAACCAGGCCCGAACAGACTACCCCTACTCACACCCATGAGTGTCATCGCTGGGCGGCTATCAGTGCAGTTTGGCGCGAGATTTTTAGAACGTCAGCAAGGCGGTAGAGGAGTACTTTTAGGTGGTGTACCCGGTGTTAGACCAGGTAAAGTTGTAATTTTAGGCGGCGGTGTAGTCGGCACAGAAGCAGCGAAAATTGCTGTGGGGATGGGTGCGACTGTGCAGATTTTAGATGTAAATGTAGAACGTTTATCTTATTTAGAAACCTTGTTCGGTTCGAGAGTAGAATTACTTTATAGTAACTCTGCCCATATAGAAGCTGCCGTTAAAGAAGCTGACTTACTCATCGGTGCTGTTTTAGTTTTGGGACGCAGAGCGCCAATTTTAGTATCCCGCGAATTGGTCAAACAAATGCAGCCTGGGTCAGTAATTGTAGATGTTGCAGTTGACCAAGGCGGTTGTGTGGAAACCTTACACGCCACCTCCCATACCAACCCCGTCTACATTGAAGAAGGCGTAGTCCATTATGGCGTTCCTAATATGCCAGGAGCAGTACCTTGGACATCTGCTCAAGCCCTCAATAACAGCACATTACCATTCGTTGTGCAGTTAGCAAATCTAGGCATCAAAGCCCTAGATGTTAATCCATCCTTAGCCAAAGGTGTAAATGTGCAGAATCACCGCATTGTGCATCCGGCAGTGCAAGAAGTCTTTCCTGATTTGGTGAGTTAA
- a CDS encoding WD40 repeat domain-containing protein → MGSSFVLRPYILLAFMAILTVPITIWQSLEIYTAHAAIAQTPDSPIQTNFANFRLIYSLVGHTGTVKSLAFSPDGKILASGGAENEGAIRLWNPLTGKKLANSKAHKTSVESLVIAPDGQTLVSCSTDHSINIWNLKNNKFRRSFVGHTSNVLSLAVSPDSKVLVSGALDGIRVWDLLQQRPLTTLVKVSDSIYTVAISPDGQTVASGDNKGEIKLWDLESGKLIRSFAAHSQAVNAVAFTPDGTTLISASRDRTIKLWNLQSRSLSRILKGHNNWVNAIAINPNGQILASAGRDGIKLWDLTTGELLSTLYGHSDWVNAIAFSPDGRLLASGGFDGRVNIWGNIQPKRK, encoded by the coding sequence ATGGGGAGCAGCTTTGTGCTGCGCCCGTATATTTTATTGGCTTTTATGGCAATCTTGACTGTGCCGATAACTATCTGGCAAAGTTTAGAGATTTATACTGCTCATGCTGCGATCGCCCAAACACCAGATTCCCCAATTCAAACTAATTTTGCCAATTTCCGCTTAATTTATAGTTTGGTGGGACATACTGGAACGGTGAAATCTCTGGCTTTTAGTCCCGATGGCAAAATTCTCGCCAGTGGCGGTGCAGAAAATGAAGGTGCCATTCGCCTGTGGAATCCGTTAACTGGCAAAAAGTTGGCGAATAGCAAAGCTCACAAAACCTCTGTAGAATCCTTGGTGATTGCGCCAGATGGTCAAACCCTAGTTAGTTGTAGTACGGATCACTCAATTAATATTTGGAATCTTAAAAATAATAAATTTCGTCGTTCCTTTGTCGGACACACCAGCAACGTCTTATCTTTAGCAGTATCCCCTGATAGTAAAGTCTTGGTTAGTGGTGCTTTAGACGGTATTCGCGTCTGGGATTTATTACAGCAACGCCCATTGACAACTTTAGTCAAGGTTAGTGACTCAATTTATACAGTAGCGATTAGCCCTGATGGTCAGACAGTGGCCAGTGGTGATAATAAAGGCGAAATCAAGCTTTGGGACTTGGAGAGCGGCAAATTAATTCGCTCATTTGCCGCACATTCCCAAGCTGTGAATGCTGTAGCTTTTACCCCCGATGGTACAACCTTAATTAGTGCTAGCCGCGATCGCACCATTAAACTTTGGAATCTGCAATCAAGAAGCCTCTCCCGTATCCTGAAAGGACATAATAACTGGGTAAATGCGATCGCAATTAACCCCAATGGCCAAATCTTAGCCAGTGCCGGCAGAGATGGCATTAAACTGTGGGATTTAACTACAGGCGAGTTATTAAGTACACTTTATGGACATAGTGATTGGGTAAATGCGATCGCATTCAGTCCAGATGGCAGATTGTTAGCTAGTGGCGGTTTTGATGGCAGAGTCAACATTTGGGGAAATATACAACCAAAACGCAAGTAA
- a CDS encoding RnfABCDGE type electron transport complex subunit D, whose amino-acid sequence MLLKDIRDYQILFLGSFLVLGIGTRDWTLHPEFIGVAIASCLSTQWILSKLNSQEPEQKLNLRSALITSLGLSLLLRADHWTTMMLAGMSAIASKFCFKVGEKHFFNPANFGIITALTLTSDAWVSPGQWGEEWWYGLLFAGTGGLILKRIGRWDTTAAFLGSYSVLEAIRNLWLGWTWDVYWHRLMSGSLLLFALFMVTDPRSIPNAKIGRIVWAICIASLTFILRNNFFISTAVFWSLFALAPLTILIDWLWSSPRFSWLEAREEDKTPNSALQQEV is encoded by the coding sequence ATGTTGCTGAAAGATATACGGGACTATCAAATTCTATTTCTCGGTTCATTTTTAGTCTTGGGAATTGGCACCAGAGACTGGACACTGCACCCAGAATTTATTGGTGTAGCGATCGCATCTTGTTTATCAACGCAGTGGATATTGTCAAAGCTCAATAGCCAAGAGCCAGAACAAAAGCTAAATCTGCGTAGTGCCTTGATTACTTCCCTGGGATTAAGTTTACTACTGCGGGCTGACCATTGGACAACAATGATGTTAGCAGGAATGAGTGCGATCGCCAGTAAATTTTGCTTCAAAGTCGGCGAGAAACATTTCTTCAACCCAGCCAATTTTGGCATTATCACCGCCTTAACCCTCACCTCCGATGCGTGGGTATCTCCCGGACAATGGGGCGAAGAATGGTGGTATGGGCTGTTATTTGCTGGGACTGGCGGTTTGATTCTAAAACGCATTGGTCGTTGGGACACCACAGCCGCTTTTTTAGGTTCCTACTCTGTGTTAGAAGCCATACGCAACCTGTGGCTGGGTTGGACTTGGGATGTGTATTGGCATCGCTTAATGAGTGGGTCTTTGCTGCTGTTTGCCTTATTTATGGTGACAGATCCACGCTCAATTCCCAACGCCAAAATCGGGCGGATAGTTTGGGCTATCTGCATTGCCAGCTTAACTTTTATCCTGCGAAATAATTTCTTCATTTCCACAGCCGTATTTTGGTCATTGTTCGCCCTTGCACCATTGACCATTTTGATTGATTGGCTGTGGTCATCACCCAGATTTTCTTGGCTAGAAGCCAGAGAAGAAGATAAAACGCCAAACTCAGCACTTCAACAAGAGGTATAA
- a CDS encoding DUF2330 domain-containing protein, giving the protein MKRFKIVISSLLITVLAVLCFAPTAWAFCGFYVAKADSKLYNQASQVILARDGDRTVLTMANDFKGEVKDFAMVVPVPTVIKKEQVRVAPPKIVERLDAFSAPRLVEYFDSDPCTEYDRVFNEAVPAPATRARAGAVRGGASDLGVTVEARFNVGEYDIVILSAKESGGLETWLNRNGYKIPRGAKQLLQPYVRSGMKFFVAKVNLDKFEESGYQFLRPLQISYQSRKFMLPIRLGMINANAAQDLIVYVLSPKGQAEITNYRTVKVPSDANIPVFIKNEFSDFYKSMFQTAYLREDRKVAFLEYAWDMSSCDPCSAEPLNPEELKQAGVFWLDNNSSDDEPFPSSSRRRPFPSSSVFITRLHIRYTRDKFPEDPIFQATSNQESFQGRYILQHPFTGELKCQAGREYKRSLPKRFEQEAQTLAKLTNWNIQDIRRKMKLTVGDLNSSWWENFFSWLVGM; this is encoded by the coding sequence ATGAAGCGATTTAAGATAGTAATTTCATCATTATTAATTACTGTATTAGCTGTACTGTGCTTTGCCCCCACAGCCTGGGCATTTTGTGGCTTTTATGTCGCCAAAGCCGATAGTAAATTATATAACCAAGCATCTCAAGTAATTTTAGCGCGGGATGGCGATCGCACTGTCTTAACTATGGCGAATGACTTCAAAGGCGAAGTCAAAGATTTTGCAATGGTTGTACCTGTACCCACAGTCATCAAAAAAGAACAAGTCCGTGTTGCTCCGCCCAAAATTGTCGAGCGTTTAGATGCTTTTAGCGCACCACGCTTAGTAGAATATTTTGACTCTGATCCTTGCACTGAATATGACCGAGTATTTAATGAAGCCGTACCCGCACCAGCAACTAGAGCTAGAGCCGGAGCAGTCAGAGGTGGTGCGAGTGATTTAGGCGTAACCGTCGAAGCACGTTTCAATGTTGGGGAATATGACATTGTGATTTTAAGTGCTAAAGAATCCGGTGGACTGGAAACTTGGCTAAATCGCAACGGCTACAAAATTCCCAGAGGAGCAAAACAGCTACTTCAACCTTATGTCCGCTCTGGGATGAAATTTTTTGTTGCGAAAGTCAACCTCGATAAATTTGAAGAATCTGGTTATCAGTTTTTACGTCCGCTACAAATTTCCTACCAATCACGCAAATTCATGCTGCCCATTCGTTTGGGTATGATTAATGCCAATGCTGCTCAAGATTTAATTGTCTATGTCCTCTCACCCAAAGGGCAAGCAGAAATCACCAACTACCGCACCGTGAAAGTTCCTTCCGATGCCAACATTCCGGTATTTATCAAAAATGAATTTAGTGATTTTTACAAGTCCATGTTCCAGACAGCATACCTGAGAGAAGACAGAAAGGTAGCTTTCTTGGAATATGCTTGGGATATGAGTAGTTGCGATCCTTGTTCCGCAGAACCACTGAACCCAGAAGAACTCAAGCAAGCGGGTGTATTTTGGCTAGATAATAATTCCAGCGATGACGAGCCATTCCCGTCAAGTTCCCGTCGTCGGCCGTTTCCTAGTAGCAGCGTTTTCATCACTCGATTGCATATTCGCTACACCCGCGACAAATTCCCAGAAGACCCAATTTTTCAAGCCACATCCAATCAAGAATCTTTCCAAGGAAGATACATCTTACAGCATCCCTTTACAGGGGAACTCAAATGTCAAGCTGGTAGAGAATATAAACGGTCTTTACCCAAGCGGTTTGAACAAGAAGCCCAAACCTTAGCCAAGCTCACCAATTGGAATATCCAAGATATTCGCCGCAAAATGAAATTGACTGTGGGCGATTTAAACTCTTCTTGGTGGGAAAACTTCTTCTCTTGGTTGGTGGGAATGTAA
- a CDS encoding PadR family transcriptional regulator: protein MFGQFHSHFPLPAHAGEGIDHQLSRGRRRREYRNSSGDDWQDEPRTHRGNIKFKLLGLLSEHHQFLMSGRHGHRGSSGGGWGEEPRTRRGDIKFMLLGLLSERPQHGYELIKELENRRGGFRKLSPGSVYPTLQMLEEGGYLTSEQVEGKRVYTITDSGRQLFSDRKQQSHSQNLQDSSTENKSSELIELRRTLTQLNDAVAQIARSGNLEQANRVRELLVQVKREIYKLLAEQ from the coding sequence ATGTTTGGCCAATTTCATTCACATTTTCCTTTACCAGCCCATGCTGGAGAAGGAATTGACCATCAATTGTCGAGAGGTAGGCGGCGACGTGAATACAGAAATTCATCGGGTGATGACTGGCAAGATGAGCCACGCACCCATCGCGGTAACATCAAATTTAAACTGTTGGGACTTTTATCTGAGCATCATCAATTTTTGATGAGTGGGCGACATGGACATCGGGGTTCATCTGGTGGTGGCTGGGGAGAAGAACCACGTACCCGTCGCGGTGACATCAAATTTATGCTGCTGGGGCTTTTATCGGAGCGTCCCCAGCATGGTTATGAACTGATTAAAGAGCTAGAAAATCGTCGTGGAGGCTTTCGCAAGCTGAGTCCTGGTTCAGTTTATCCAACGCTACAAATGTTGGAAGAAGGCGGTTATTTGACTAGTGAACAAGTCGAAGGTAAGCGTGTCTACACAATTACAGATAGTGGTAGACAATTATTTAGCGATCGCAAACAGCAATCTCATTCACAAAATCTTCAAGATAGTTCTACAGAAAACAAGTCTTCAGAATTGATTGAGTTGCGCCGGACTTTAACACAGTTAAATGATGCCGTTGCACAAATTGCTCGCAGTGGCAATTTAGAACAAGCAAATCGAGTCCGCGAATTGCTTGTTCAAGTAAAGCGTGAGATTTACAAACTTCTCGCAGAACAATAG
- a CDS encoding ABC transporter ATP-binding protein, which yields MPALRLVWQSSPRWTIARVVLLTIQGILPVVSIYLSKLIIDAVAANLSLADKTVAFRNVLILIALAGGVTLLTTLANSLTELVTTAHSQRVTDYMQGIINAKSIAADLEYYENPLYYDTLQRAQQEAPYRPPQILNRLAQIGQNSISLVAMIGLLLTLHWGILGVLFVAALPAMLVRIKYSRVMYDWQRKWTPMQRQGFYLAWMLTSDQFAKEIRLFDLGHYFSDWYLRIRRQIYKESLKIFTRRFIANFFAEAIAGVLIFAIYALIIYQAINGVLRLGDLVLYYQALQRGQNDIKSLLANVSALYEDNLFLGNLYEFLDLQPRLVEPINPKPIPRPMQSGIVFHDVSFQYSTTTRQALHNINLSIKPGEVVALVGENGSGKTTLVKLLCRLYDPSSGYITIDGVDIKDYQISELRRDISIIFQDYAKYNFTAQENIWLANIDLPANRDSIIAAARRSGADDVISKLPKGYDTILGKLFDQGEELSIGQWQKIALARAFLRDSQLIVLDEPTSAMDPKAEYEVFEKFRQLIQNQAAILISHRLSTVKMADRIYVMENGTIIESGTHDELIQMGNRYAYLYETQAQQYR from the coding sequence TTGCCTGCATTGCGCTTAGTATGGCAAAGTAGCCCCCGTTGGACGATCGCCCGTGTAGTCTTACTGACGATTCAAGGTATATTACCTGTAGTTTCAATTTATCTTTCAAAACTGATTATCGATGCGGTCGCTGCTAACTTGAGCCTCGCAGATAAGACAGTAGCATTTCGGAATGTCTTAATATTAATTGCGCTGGCGGGTGGAGTTACTTTATTAACTACCTTGGCTAACTCCTTAACAGAACTAGTCACCACTGCCCATTCTCAACGGGTAACTGACTATATGCAAGGAATTATTAATGCTAAATCGATTGCGGCTGATTTAGAGTATTACGAAAATCCCTTATACTACGATACCTTACAAAGAGCGCAACAAGAAGCACCTTATCGACCACCGCAAATTCTCAATCGTCTAGCACAAATTGGTCAAAATAGTATTTCGTTAGTAGCAATGATTGGTTTGTTGCTAACACTACATTGGGGAATTCTTGGGGTTTTATTTGTAGCTGCTTTGCCTGCTATGTTAGTGCGGATAAAATATAGCCGTGTGATGTATGATTGGCAGCGTAAATGGACACCAATGCAACGCCAAGGTTTTTATTTAGCTTGGATGTTGACATCAGACCAATTTGCGAAAGAAATCCGCTTATTTGATTTAGGTCACTACTTTAGTGATTGGTATCTTCGTATCCGCAGACAAATCTATAAAGAAAGCCTGAAAATTTTCACCAGGCGCTTTATTGCTAACTTTTTCGCCGAAGCGATCGCCGGAGTTCTCATATTTGCGATTTATGCTTTAATTATCTATCAAGCGATTAATGGTGTTCTGCGTTTGGGTGATTTAGTTCTTTATTACCAAGCACTCCAACGAGGACAAAATGATATTAAAAGTTTATTAGCCAACGTTTCAGCACTGTACGAAGATAATTTATTTTTAGGTAATCTCTACGAGTTTCTCGACCTCCAGCCCAGATTAGTTGAGCCAATAAATCCTAAACCAATACCACGACCAATGCAAAGTGGTATTGTGTTTCATGATGTGAGTTTTCAATATTCTACTACCACTCGTCAGGCACTACATAATATTAATTTGAGTATTAAACCAGGAGAAGTAGTAGCACTGGTAGGTGAAAATGGTTCGGGAAAAACGACTTTAGTTAAATTGCTGTGTCGCTTGTATGACCCCTCCTCTGGCTACATCACAATTGATGGTGTTGATATTAAAGATTATCAAATCTCTGAATTACGCCGCGACATCAGCATAATTTTTCAGGACTATGCTAAATACAACTTTACCGCTCAAGAAAATATTTGGTTAGCTAATATTGACTTGCCAGCTAATCGAGATAGCATTATAGCGGCGGCGCGTCGTTCTGGCGCAGATGATGTAATTAGCAAATTACCCAAAGGGTATGACACAATTTTGGGTAAATTATTTGACCAAGGAGAAGAATTAAGTATTGGTCAATGGCAAAAAATAGCTTTGGCGCGGGCGTTCTTAAGAGATTCTCAGTTGATAGTTTTAGATGAACCAACCAGTGCAATGGATCCGAAAGCGGAATATGAAGTGTTTGAAAAATTCCGCCAACTTATCCAAAATCAGGCGGCGATTTTAATTAGCCATCGCTTGTCTACTGTCAAAATGGCCGATCGCATTTATGTGATGGAAAACGGCACAATTATTGAAAGTGGAACTCATGATGAACTGATACAAATGGGTAATCGCTACGCCTACCTATATGAAACTCAAGCCCAGCAATATCGTTAA